In one Pseudodesulfovibrio tunisiensis genomic region, the following are encoded:
- a CDS encoding DUF748 domain-containing protein — MLDFLNKVPYGSLKQRKIAFWIAVFLVAYTSLGFLVVPMVAQSIAEKEMSKALGRQTTIKGIYFNPLTFRLEVDGLNVKSRDGSTTFFGLKRLSLAPGFSSLWEFAPVAADLTLDEPVVNLTFLGDGKYNFSDLIEADSQTQAPSPDAPVFPFALYELVVNNGHIVFQDQPHGKRHEIKNLSLQVPFMSSLEKYRKEFTQPHLSAVVNGDPLEFQGRILPFDTTLRTEFKLGAVEIDLDQYDTYIPAHLPLTLEKGTLSSEISLFFSRPEGKRIQLKVGGKGRFEDVEISAPDQGKVLGFKSFSFALNEYSLDGNSLAFTELELDTPFIKVIRDKNGTLNWQQYFPAEPIPAPEETSSDDNKPKPAAPETPQAQDQAMASEETQTVPPAETGEQERPVQDFLAKVKSLIVRNGTVEWLDNALPKPYSRTLGPIEVTAQEISTAREKPMLVSVSVGRDRERLTTQGSITLIPFSAKLTLSGTNIHLEDFASYARLGLPLPLLKGTARFKTDLVLLPDMANMTLSDSELGLEGLALAAPGETEAAVSLKSLAVQGAAMDLNARSVGVSSVTLDGPSISLERNARGIDLILPFQNSETKTKSEDSGEPWNVTVEKTALKNGTIAVTDTTLKRRNSVALKNIALTVDNLSTNGKDRTPFSLNADWPGSGSISATGKASLHDLHADGAIRLKKLALSPLDPYLDLFSELILTKGSVSAELKFSADSTKSAYSATGSFGLDDLMLKDGHGKGEFASLNHFRLKEIRFDSTGPSLHVGEISLSKPHALVAIDDKGRLNVRRLFRIPEPEEVKAPTNIEEAEAMQAEENREMAEPAPASKEEPSYFKTVDIGRLAVLNGGFSYRDQSVDPDFSLDVTEVGIYLEKVTMKDGARPKLRVSAHIGPTPISISGAFNPVVSPIFSDMHISVNGLELVPLTPYMVRHLGYPVEKGRLYADVSLKTENRLLEIDNKFFVQQLVLGRKVDGPDVPNVPVKLGLALLQDSNGDMEINLPVRGRLDDPNFRIGGIVFRTFVGLLFRAVASPFSIIGSMFGGSGSQNLEFVTFEPGLSLVGQGASLKLDTVAKAMTERPKIKLEVDGAVDPVTDRSGLVAHIFRRKLMQAKYESLSRKERAETTVDAMIIGTDEYADILYEAYSDDPAGSDEKPKTLFVVDRQPVEFMEKFMIDHIRVTEEDLQQLAVDRAKAVKQYLLDRNPELAERIFLLNRATDKPGKTGVPGHRADLGLK; from the coding sequence ATGCTCGATTTTCTGAACAAAGTCCCCTACGGCAGCCTCAAACAAAGAAAAATCGCATTCTGGATAGCCGTGTTCCTTGTCGCGTACACGAGCCTCGGCTTTCTGGTCGTCCCCATGGTCGCGCAGTCCATTGCCGAAAAGGAAATGAGCAAGGCCCTCGGCAGACAGACAACCATAAAAGGCATCTACTTCAACCCCCTGACCTTCCGGCTCGAAGTGGACGGTCTGAACGTGAAGAGCAGGGACGGCAGCACCACCTTTTTCGGGCTGAAACGGCTCTCCCTTGCGCCGGGCTTTTCCTCCCTGTGGGAATTCGCGCCTGTCGCGGCGGACCTGACACTGGACGAACCGGTCGTGAACCTGACCTTTCTGGGCGACGGCAAATACAATTTCTCCGACCTGATCGAAGCGGACAGCCAGACGCAGGCCCCCTCCCCGGACGCCCCGGTTTTCCCGTTTGCCCTCTACGAACTCGTGGTGAACAACGGACACATCGTCTTTCAGGACCAGCCGCACGGGAAACGGCACGAAATCAAGAACCTCTCCCTTCAGGTTCCCTTCATGTCCAGTCTGGAAAAATATCGCAAGGAATTCACCCAGCCCCATCTTTCCGCCGTGGTCAACGGCGACCCTCTCGAATTCCAGGGCAGAATACTGCCGTTCGACACCACCCTGCGCACGGAGTTCAAGCTCGGCGCCGTGGAAATCGACCTGGATCAGTATGACACCTACATTCCGGCGCACCTGCCCCTGACTCTGGAAAAGGGCACGCTTTCCTCGGAAATATCCCTGTTCTTTTCCAGACCGGAAGGCAAACGCATTCAACTCAAGGTGGGCGGCAAGGGACGTTTCGAGGATGTGGAGATCTCGGCCCCGGATCAGGGCAAGGTACTCGGATTCAAGTCGTTCTCGTTCGCGCTCAACGAATATTCGCTGGATGGCAACAGTCTGGCGTTCACGGAACTGGAGCTGGACACGCCCTTCATCAAGGTGATTCGCGACAAAAACGGCACACTGAACTGGCAGCAGTACTTCCCGGCCGAACCGATTCCTGCTCCGGAGGAAACGTCTTCCGACGACAACAAGCCAAAACCGGCAGCGCCGGAAACGCCGCAGGCTCAGGACCAAGCCATGGCTTCGGAGGAGACCCAAACCGTTCCCCCGGCCGAAACCGGAGAACAGGAGCGCCCGGTTCAGGATTTTCTGGCCAAGGTAAAGAGCCTGATCGTACGCAATGGAACCGTGGAGTGGCTGGACAACGCCCTGCCCAAGCCCTATTCCCGAACCCTCGGTCCCATTGAGGTCACGGCTCAGGAAATTTCCACAGCCCGTGAAAAGCCCATGCTCGTCTCGGTATCCGTGGGACGGGACCGGGAAAGGCTCACCACGCAGGGGTCCATCACCCTGATTCCGTTTTCCGCCAAGCTCACCCTGTCCGGAACCAACATCCATCTCGAGGATTTCGCCTCCTATGCCCGACTCGGCCTTCCCCTGCCCCTGCTCAAAGGTACGGCGCGCTTCAAGACCGATCTGGTGCTCCTTCCCGACATGGCAAACATGACCCTGTCCGACAGTGAACTGGGACTGGAAGGCCTTGCCCTGGCTGCACCCGGCGAAACAGAGGCTGCGGTGTCGCTGAAATCCCTTGCCGTGCAGGGTGCCGCCATGGACCTGAACGCCCGAAGCGTGGGTGTGTCCAGCGTGACTCTGGATGGCCCGAGCATTTCGCTGGAACGCAATGCCCGGGGCATTGATCTGATTCTGCCCTTCCAGAATTCGGAAACGAAAACAAAATCCGAAGACAGCGGCGAACCATGGAATGTGACCGTGGAAAAGACGGCACTGAAAAACGGCACGATCGCGGTGACCGACACCACGCTCAAACGCCGCAACAGCGTGGCCCTGAAAAACATTGCCCTGACCGTGGACAACCTCTCCACCAACGGCAAAGACAGGACTCCCTTCTCCCTGAATGCAGATTGGCCCGGGTCGGGATCGATCTCGGCCACGGGCAAGGCATCCCTGCACGATCTCCACGCGGACGGCGCGATCAGGCTGAAAAAACTGGCACTGTCTCCGCTGGACCCGTACCTTGATCTGTTTTCGGAACTGATTCTGACAAAAGGCTCGGTATCAGCCGAATTGAAATTCTCGGCCGACTCCACCAAGTCCGCGTACTCCGCAACAGGCTCGTTCGGGCTGGACGACCTGATGCTCAAGGACGGGCACGGCAAGGGCGAATTCGCCAGTCTGAACCACTTCCGGCTCAAGGAAATCCGATTCGACAGCACAGGCCCCTCGCTGCATGTCGGGGAAATCTCCCTGTCAAAACCGCATGCGCTCGTGGCCATAGACGACAAGGGCCGCCTGAACGTACGGCGATTGTTCCGCATCCCGGAACCGGAAGAGGTCAAAGCCCCCACGAACATCGAGGAAGCCGAAGCCATGCAGGCCGAGGAGAATCGGGAAATGGCCGAGCCCGCGCCAGCATCAAAGGAGGAACCGTCCTACTTCAAGACCGTGGATATCGGCAGGCTTGCCGTGCTGAACGGAGGATTTTCCTACCGGGATCAGAGCGTTGACCCGGACTTCTCTCTGGACGTGACCGAAGTCGGCATCTATCTGGAAAAAGTGACCATGAAGGACGGTGCCCGGCCCAAGCTCAGGGTCAGCGCGCATATCGGCCCGACCCCGATCTCGATAAGCGGGGCGTTCAATCCGGTCGTTTCCCCCATATTCTCGGACATGCACATTTCCGTGAACGGTCTGGAACTGGTGCCGCTCACCCCGTACATGGTCCGCCACCTCGGGTATCCCGTGGAAAAGGGACGGCTCTATGCCGACGTGAGTCTCAAGACCGAGAACCGGCTTCTGGAAATCGACAACAAGTTCTTTGTCCAGCAGCTCGTTCTGGGCAGGAAGGTCGACGGCCCCGACGTTCCCAACGTGCCAGTGAAGCTCGGTCTGGCCCTGCTTCAGGACTCCAACGGGGACATGGAAATCAACCTGCCCGTACGCGGCAGGCTGGACGATCCGAACTTCCGGATCGGCGGCATCGTGTTCCGCACCTTCGTGGGGCTTCTGTTCCGTGCCGTGGCATCGCCGTTCTCCATCATCGGCTCCATGTTTGGCGGAAGCGGCAGCCAGAATCTGGAATTCGTGACCTTCGAGCCCGGCCTTTCCCTCGTGGGTCAGGGGGCATCCCTGAAACTGGACACCGTGGCCAAGGCCATGACCGAGCGCCCGAAAATCAAGCTGGAAGTGGATGGCGCCGTGGACCCGGTCACGGACAGAAGCGGGCTCGTCGCCCACATCTTCCGCCGGAAGCTCATGCAGGCCAAATACGAATCCCTGTCCCGCAAGGAGCGGGCCGAGACAACGGTGGACGCCATGATCATCGGCACGGACGAATACGCGGACATATTGTACGAAGCCTACAGCGACGACCCGGCCGGGAGTGATGAAAAACCGAAGACCCTGTTCGTGGTCGACCGTCAGCCGGTCGAATTCATGGAAAAATTCATGATCGACCACATACGGGTAACCGAGGAGGACCTTCAGCAACTCGCCGTGGACCGCGCCAAGGCCGTGAAGCAGTACCTGCTTGACAGGAATCCGGAACTGGCGGAGCGCATCTTCCTCCTGAACCGCGCCACGGACAAGCCCGGAAAAACAGGCGTTCCCGGTCACAGAGCCGATCTGGGCCTGAAATAG
- the trpB gene encoding tryptophan synthase subunit beta — translation MTTDSKGFFGEYGGQFVPEQLKPILDNLAAEYEKYKEDPEFIAEYNYYVKHFSGRETPVYFCANLTRKLGGAKIYLKREDLNHLGAHKVNNTIGQILLAKRMGKTRIIAETGAGQHGVATAATAALMGMECTVYMGAVDVERQKLNVFRMQMMGAKVVSAQSGQRTLKEAVDEALDAWISDPENSFYLLGSAVGPHPYPAMVRDFQSIVGRETRAQIMEMEGKLPDCCIACVGGGSNAIGMFTEFIGDESVKLVGVEPAGRGLAYGDHAASLCLGEPGVMHGFNSYMLKDDKGEPAEVYSISAGLDYPSVGPEHAHLKDLGRAEYVYASDREAVDSFFMLSQMEGIIPALESSHALAHAIRIAPDMPEDAVIVVNLSGRGDKDVAQIEEMVSQGRFAIPDMK, via the coding sequence ATGACCACCGACAGCAAGGGATTCTTCGGCGAGTACGGCGGACAATTCGTCCCGGAACAGCTCAAACCCATTCTGGACAATCTGGCCGCCGAATACGAGAAGTACAAGGAAGACCCCGAGTTCATTGCCGAGTACAACTACTACGTGAAACACTTCTCGGGCCGGGAGACTCCGGTGTATTTCTGTGCCAACCTGACCAGAAAGCTGGGCGGCGCGAAAATCTATCTCAAGCGCGAGGACCTGAACCACCTCGGCGCGCACAAGGTCAACAACACCATCGGCCAGATCCTGCTGGCAAAACGCATGGGCAAGACCAGAATCATTGCCGAAACCGGCGCGGGACAGCACGGCGTGGCAACAGCGGCCACAGCTGCGCTCATGGGCATGGAATGCACGGTCTACATGGGCGCGGTGGATGTGGAACGCCAGAAGCTGAACGTGTTCCGCATGCAGATGATGGGCGCCAAAGTCGTCTCGGCCCAATCCGGCCAACGCACACTCAAGGAAGCCGTGGACGAGGCTCTGGATGCATGGATCAGCGACCCGGAAAATTCCTTCTACCTGCTCGGTTCGGCCGTGGGACCGCATCCCTATCCGGCCATGGTGCGCGACTTCCAGTCCATCGTGGGCCGCGAGACCCGTGCCCAGATCATGGAGATGGAGGGCAAGCTGCCCGACTGCTGCATCGCATGCGTGGGCGGCGGGTCCAACGCCATCGGCATGTTCACGGAATTCATCGGGGACGAGTCGGTCAAGCTGGTGGGCGTGGAGCCTGCGGGACGCGGCCTCGCCTACGGCGACCATGCCGCTTCCCTGTGTCTGGGCGAACCCGGCGTGATGCACGGCTTCAATTCCTACATGCTCAAGGACGACAAGGGCGAACCCGCCGAGGTCTATTCCATTTCCGCCGGGCTGGACTATCCCAGCGTCGGTCCGGAGCACGCCCATCTCAAGGATCTGGGCCGCGCCGAATACGTGTACGCCTCGGACAGGGAAGCCGTGGATTCCTTTTTCATGCTCTCCCAGATGGAAGGCATCATTCCGGCCCTGGAATCCTCCCATGCGCTGGCGCACGCCATCCGCATCGCTCCGGACATGCCCGAGGACGCGGTCATCGTGGTCAACCTCTCGGGCCGCGGCGACAAGGACGTTGCCCAGATCGAGGAAATGGTCAGTCAGGGCAGGTTCGCGATTCCCGACATGAAATAG
- a CDS encoding HD domain-containing phosphohydrolase yields MTRHRILIVDDDEKLLRSFERVLRSRFDVSVAENATRALSMIGAEEPYAIIISDYRMPGMNGVDFLARVMEVAPDTVRILLTGHADVQVAIKAVNEGNIFRLLDKPCPPKVLAKALMDGLRFVDLVNAEHEIMERTVQSSVAVLGDLVSLVRPEVYGRISRITPYVRHISRELAPQHLWEAVTAAKLSMIGFVMLPEAVVQEDLAGERLTTERQAQFASHAAFAAKFVGKIPRMEEVARIIRYQEKRFDGGGYPRDELRGLMLPMGARILKAVIDFDRHVCAGLSFGAALNAMSENEDWYDPDVLGSLFSLLGEEATTRENRVYLQGLEPGMVLGEDLYAKKDGKKVKLLAEGSELTEMMIDYLMSFKKNGLKEPILVCEVQFCRL; encoded by the coding sequence ATGACCAGGCACCGGATATTGATAGTGGATGACGACGAAAAGCTGCTTCGTTCCTTCGAGCGGGTGCTGCGGTCCAGATTCGACGTGTCCGTTGCGGAGAACGCAACCCGGGCCCTGTCCATGATCGGGGCGGAAGAACCCTATGCGATCATCATTTCCGACTACCGGATGCCGGGCATGAACGGCGTCGATTTTCTGGCTCGCGTCATGGAAGTGGCGCCGGATACCGTCCGTATCCTGCTGACCGGGCATGCCGACGTGCAGGTGGCGATCAAGGCCGTGAACGAGGGCAACATCTTCCGGCTGCTGGACAAGCCCTGTCCGCCCAAGGTGCTGGCCAAGGCGCTGATGGATGGACTTCGGTTCGTGGATCTGGTGAATGCGGAGCATGAGATCATGGAAAGGACCGTGCAGAGCAGTGTCGCCGTGCTTGGTGATCTGGTTTCCCTTGTGCGGCCCGAGGTCTACGGCAGAATTTCGCGCATCACTCCCTATGTGCGCCACATAAGCCGGGAACTGGCTCCGCAGCATCTGTGGGAGGCCGTGACCGCGGCCAAGCTCTCCATGATCGGGTTCGTCATGTTGCCGGAGGCCGTGGTGCAGGAGGACCTTGCCGGAGAAAGGCTGACCACCGAGCGGCAGGCCCAGTTCGCCAGCCATGCGGCGTTTGCCGCCAAGTTCGTGGGCAAGATTCCGCGCATGGAAGAGGTCGCCCGCATCATCCGCTATCAGGAAAAGCGGTTTGACGGCGGCGGATATCCCAGGGACGAGCTCAGGGGCCTGATGCTGCCCATGGGAGCGCGCATTCTCAAGGCCGTCATCGATTTCGACAGGCATGTCTGCGCCGGATTGAGCTTCGGTGCCGCGCTCAATGCCATGTCCGAAAACGAGGACTGGTACGACCCGGACGTGCTCGGTTCCCTGTTCAGCCTGCTCGGCGAGGAAGCGACCACCCGGGAGAACCGTGTCTACCTTCAGGGACTGGAACCCGGCATGGTGCTCGGCGAGGACCTTTATGCCAAAAAGGACGGCAAGAAGGTCAAGCTGCTGGCAGAGGGCAGCGAGCTTACCGAAATGATGATCGACTACCTCATGTCGTTCAAGAAGAACGGCCTCAAGGAACCGATCCTCGTTTGCGAGGTCCAGTTCTGCCGTTTGTGA
- a CDS encoding PAS domain-containing sensor histidine kinase, which yields MVPFPYMLWGVFLAALILAAAMLSWQAAAVAALAGMLGHAIFRLRKCRRQLVEDHNHTLETSEATIRQVLDLLPDMVYARNAEGRILLVNQAMADSLGKTPRELTGMLYGDAHPDATHAQQEIEDDRSVIDTGIPKVALQQEYHDQQGNIRWLQTTKLPFVPLGTTENAALVLSVDITNRKLAEEKLRQLNEELELRVEERTRNLKQAKNELETSLDTLRRTQNELVMSEKMAALGGLVAGVAHEINTPLGVAVTAASYLDARLIRLQGLYAKSALTRTEMEEFLNAAEESTRSININLERAAQLVRSFKEVAADQSSEQPRIFNLKGYVDEVLVSLSPEYRRTGHVILNDCDDRDIYSYPGALMQIISNLLFNALTHAFDPDQQGEIRIGGTVDKGMLTLTFSDNGKGMPKEMLPRIFEPFFTTLRGNGGTGLGLHITFNTVTQTLNGTISCESTPGRGTTFTITAPMNTE from the coding sequence ATGGTCCCCTTCCCTTACATGCTTTGGGGCGTTTTCCTCGCAGCCCTGATCCTTGCCGCGGCAATGCTGTCATGGCAGGCCGCAGCCGTTGCGGCTCTCGCGGGCATGCTCGGCCATGCCATTTTCCGACTGCGCAAATGCCGAAGGCAGCTTGTCGAGGACCACAATCATACGCTGGAAACCAGCGAAGCCACCATTCGACAGGTTCTGGACCTGCTGCCGGACATGGTCTACGCACGCAACGCCGAAGGCCGCATACTGCTCGTCAATCAGGCCATGGCCGACAGTCTGGGCAAAACGCCCCGGGAACTGACAGGCATGCTCTACGGGGACGCCCACCCGGATGCGACGCATGCGCAGCAGGAAATCGAAGACGACCGAAGCGTCATCGACACCGGCATTCCCAAGGTCGCGCTCCAGCAGGAATACCACGACCAGCAGGGCAACATCCGCTGGCTCCAGACCACGAAACTGCCGTTCGTCCCTCTTGGCACGACCGAGAATGCGGCTCTGGTCCTTTCCGTGGACATCACGAACCGCAAGCTGGCCGAGGAAAAACTTCGCCAGTTGAACGAGGAGCTGGAACTGCGGGTCGAGGAGAGAACCCGAAACCTGAAACAGGCAAAAAACGAACTGGAAACGTCCCTGGACACACTTCGTCGCACCCAGAACGAACTGGTCATGTCCGAAAAGATGGCGGCCCTCGGCGGACTGGTCGCGGGCGTGGCTCACGAAATCAACACGCCTCTGGGCGTAGCCGTGACTGCGGCCTCGTATCTGGACGCCCGCCTGATCCGGCTTCAGGGACTGTATGCCAAGTCCGCCCTGACAAGGACCGAGATGGAGGAATTCCTCAATGCGGCGGAAGAATCCACGCGCAGCATCAACATCAATCTGGAACGCGCGGCCCAGCTCGTGCGCAGTTTCAAGGAGGTCGCGGCAGACCAGTCCTCGGAACAGCCGCGCATATTCAATCTCAAGGGATACGTGGACGAAGTGCTGGTGAGTCTGAGTCCGGAATACCGCCGCACAGGCCACGTGATTCTGAACGATTGCGATGATCGGGACATATACAGCTATCCCGGCGCACTCATGCAGATCATTTCCAACCTGCTCTTCAACGCCCTGACCCATGCCTTCGACCCGGACCAGCAGGGAGAAATCCGCATCGGCGGCACCGTGGACAAGGGAATGCTGACCCTCACCTTCTCGGACAACGGCAAAGGCATGCCCAAGGAGATGCTTCCCAGGATATTCGAACCCTTTTTCACCACGCTCCGGGGAAATGGCGGCACGGGCCTCGGCCTGCACATCACCTTCAACACCGTGACCCAGACCCTGAATGGAACCATTTCCTGCGAAAGCACGCCCGGACGCGGAACCACCTTCACCATCACCGCGCCAATGAACACGGAGTGA
- a CDS encoding response regulator: protein MIDKRRILFVDDEPMVLKGIRRMLSPRRREWDVLFAEGGEKALEMLEHNEIDVIISDIRMPGMDGITLLRKVQDRYPSVIRVTLTGQPHEDYADGYVDCAHQSLVKPCDNGTLFKVIGEALRAADLRLEPRMKEVVSRISSLPTLPKVYQSILDELHREPVDLQAVARLMRQDVGICAKVLTLANSQYFGFREKIAEPERAVVLLGTNVIKAMILSINVFSAYNADGIPEFSLEQLWGHCQRTACIARAIARTEGLDRQGQDHAFMAGLLHDLGKLIFCTEFTDDYRKLLQAVRSGKGTVTALERDYFGTTHAKVGAYLMGLWGMQSPAVDAIADHHSTHMLGEDKMVRTIVFSASILDHKLVVLNHEYFRPEVPESRFRELGLEERYATWSELAETVLEDCS from the coding sequence ATGATCGACAAGCGACGCATATTGTTCGTGGATGACGAACCCATGGTGCTCAAGGGGATTCGCCGCATGCTTTCGCCCAGAAGGCGGGAGTGGGACGTGCTGTTTGCCGAGGGCGGGGAAAAGGCTCTGGAAATGCTGGAGCACAACGAGATCGACGTGATCATTTCGGACATCCGCATGCCGGGCATGGACGGGATAACCCTGCTGCGAAAGGTGCAGGACCGCTATCCCAGCGTCATCCGCGTGACCCTGACCGGGCAGCCGCACGAGGACTATGCGGACGGATACGTCGACTGCGCGCACCAGAGTCTGGTCAAACCGTGCGACAACGGAACCCTGTTCAAGGTCATTGGCGAAGCGTTGCGCGCGGCTGACCTGCGATTGGAGCCTCGCATGAAGGAGGTCGTTTCGCGAATCTCATCCCTGCCCACCTTGCCCAAGGTGTATCAATCCATTCTGGACGAACTGCACCGCGAGCCGGTGGATTTGCAGGCCGTGGCCCGGCTCATGCGGCAGGATGTCGGCATTTGCGCCAAGGTCCTGACCCTGGCGAATTCCCAGTATTTCGGGTTCAGGGAAAAGATCGCGGAGCCCGAGCGAGCCGTGGTGCTGCTCGGCACCAATGTGATCAAGGCCATGATTCTGTCCATCAACGTGTTCTCCGCCTACAATGCCGATGGCATTCCGGAATTTTCCCTGGAACAGTTGTGGGGGCATTGTCAGCGCACCGCCTGCATCGCCAGAGCCATCGCCAGAACCGAAGGTCTGGATCGGCAGGGGCAGGACCATGCGTTCATGGCCGGGCTGCTGCATGATCTGGGCAAGCTGATCTTCTGCACGGAATTCACGGATGACTATCGGAAGCTGCTGCAGGCCGTGCGCAGCGGCAAGGGCACGGTCACGGCGCTGGAACGCGACTACTTCGGCACGACCCATGCCAAGGTCGGGGCGTATCTCATGGGACTGTGGGGCATGCAGAGTCCGGCCGTGGATGCCATTGCCGATCACCATTCCACGCACATGCTCGGAGAGGACAAGATGGTGCGAACCATCGTTTTTTCGGCCAGCATTCTGGATCACAAGCTTGTCGTGCTCAACCATGAGTATTTCAGGCCCGAGGTGCCGGAGAGCCGTTTTCGGGAATTGGGTCTTGAGGAACGATACGCAACCTGGAGCGAACTTGCGGAAACCGTGTTGGAGGATTGCTCATGA
- a CDS encoding ATP-binding protein gives MQNPESGNIDVVIADLAWAARINRALGVLLDPIMAPDATLEEVSDKLLKEARDIVGCGDGYAGSIDQESYALVVHAVTEMVGGQCRLAPKGRNIKFFPGKNGWYNGLWGHSLNTHEPFVTNEPGKHEASAGAPEGHVPIVNVLSYPVVAAGELMGQISLANKPGGFVKRDLEAVGQLGRLFAIAIRRIRDLKKKQETEERYRDLVELMQEGIIIDDAESRITYVNHMLCSMLGVSRKDLVGRSLHDFVIPEDRARWKRAQDDRKRGGTGNYELVMRNADGAKVFTLISPTPMFNEDGKFIGSFGVVTDVTRLKLLESQLLQAQKLESIGQLAAGIAHEINTPTQYVDNNVRYLETTFLDMLKMAETARELADAVSRGDDVAALKRIAWGVPDQEFLDELREDVPEALSDSLKGLERIAEIVASIKRLSHPGQTEKKYVNINDSVKSTITVATNEWKYVAEMQTELADDLPDVPCLIGEFNQVLLNLIVNAVDAIKDRIGEAPSERGMISVETAAVDGGVEVRVSDTGIGIPADIRGRIFDPFFTTKEVGKGTGQGLAISYSVIVEKHGGRISVESEEGKGSTFVVFLPAGTDDG, from the coding sequence ATGCAGAATCCCGAATCGGGAAACATAGATGTCGTTATCGCCGATCTTGCCTGGGCCGCCCGCATCAACCGGGCTCTTGGGGTGCTGCTCGATCCCATCATGGCTCCGGACGCCACGTTGGAGGAGGTTTCGGACAAGCTGCTCAAGGAGGCGCGGGACATCGTGGGCTGTGGCGACGGGTATGCGGGCAGCATTGATCAGGAATCCTATGCGCTGGTGGTGCATGCGGTTACGGAAATGGTCGGCGGGCAGTGCCGTCTTGCTCCAAAGGGACGCAACATCAAGTTCTTTCCCGGCAAGAACGGATGGTACAACGGACTGTGGGGGCATTCCCTGAACACGCACGAGCCTTTTGTGACCAATGAGCCGGGAAAGCACGAGGCCTCGGCCGGAGCGCCCGAAGGGCATGTGCCGATTGTCAACGTGCTCTCCTATCCGGTTGTGGCGGCAGGGGAACTCATGGGACAGATTTCGCTGGCCAACAAGCCGGGCGGATTCGTCAAGCGTGATCTGGAGGCCGTGGGCCAGCTCGGCAGGCTGTTTGCCATAGCCATCCGTCGCATTCGGGACCTGAAGAAGAAGCAGGAAACCGAGGAGCGGTACCGCGATCTGGTCGAACTCATGCAGGAAGGCATCATCATCGATGACGCCGAATCCCGGATTACCTATGTCAATCACATGCTGTGCAGCATGCTCGGGGTATCGCGCAAGGACCTAGTGGGACGCTCCCTGCATGATTTCGTGATTCCCGAGGACAGGGCGCGATGGAAGCGTGCGCAGGACGACCGCAAGCGGGGCGGAACCGGAAACTATGAACTCGTCATGCGCAATGCGGACGGGGCCAAGGTTTTCACGCTCATTTCTCCGACCCCCATGTTCAACGAGGACGGCAAGTTCATCGGTTCCTTCGGGGTGGTCACGGACGTGACCCGGCTGAAGCTGCTGGAAAGTCAGCTTCTTCAGGCCCAGAAGCTGGAGTCCATAGGACAGTTGGCTGCGGGCATTGCCCACGAGATCAACACTCCGACCCAGTACGTGGACAACAATGTCCGCTATCTCGAAACCACGTTTCTCGACATGCTGAAGATGGCGGAAACCGCGCGGGAACTGGCGGATGCCGTGTCGCGGGGTGATGATGTCGCGGCCTTGAAGCGCATTGCCTGGGGCGTGCCGGATCAGGAATTTCTGGATGAACTGCGCGAGGACGTTCCCGAAGCCCTGTCCGATTCCCTGAAGGGGTTGGAGCGCATTGCCGAGATCGTGGCGTCCATCAAGCGGTTGTCCCATCCGGGCCAGACCGAGAAGAAGTACGTGAACATCAACGACAGCGTGAAGAGCACGATTACCGTGGCCACCAACGAATGGAAATACGTGGCCGAGATGCAAACCGAACTGGCCGACGATCTGCCGGATGTGCCGTGCCTCATCGGCGAATTCAATCAGGTGCTGCTGAACCTCATCGTCAATGCCGTGGATGCCATCAAGGACAGGATCGGCGAGGCTCCTTCGGAACGGGGCATGATCTCGGTCGAAACCGCAGCAGTGGACGGCGGCGTGGAGGTTCGCGTGTCCGATACCGGAATCGGCATTCCCGCAGACATCCGGGGCCGGATTTTCGACCCATTTTTCACCACCAAGGAGGTGGGCAAGGGAACCGGGCAGGGATTGGCGATCAGCTACAGCGTGATCGTGGAAAAGCACGGAGGCCGCATTTCCGTGGAAAGCGAGGAAGGGAAGGGATCGACATTCGTGGTCTTTCTTCCCGCCGGAACCGACGACGGGTAG